In Luteitalea sp. TBR-22, one genomic interval encodes:
- a CDS encoding alginate export family protein — protein sequence MALLLVGASHAPAQAPAPTPPRLDVGGEVRPFFEAFRNEEWGDTGVRDDRYGLLRLMVRADAHVSDRLRVKVELKSGLIGGREGPARVPDEDQLDLHQAFADVRLGRGWAVIVGRQELAYGSSRLVAVREGPNVRQSFDGVRLAWASAGWQVDAFWTRPVETDPGVFDDGTNDARGLWGVYAVRHRNRGRSGVDAYYLGARRRIAGYEQGRGRERRHSVGTRWWRRPGPGALDYNFEGVWQGGSFGAGRIRAWTVASDTGYTFGADGLVRAGLRADVTSGDADPRDPDLQTFNAMYPKGAYFGLIAPTGPSNHRDVHPQVTARIGPRIEATLDWLVLWRHSLRDGLYDIPGALLRAGATSDTRFVGHQPGLEVTVDLAPRTTATFNVATFVPGPFLRDTGHARHIGYFASWVTYRF from the coding sequence ATGGCGCTGCTCCTCGTCGGCGCTTCGCACGCGCCGGCGCAGGCGCCAGCACCGACCCCGCCGCGCCTCGACGTCGGCGGGGAGGTGCGGCCCTTCTTCGAGGCCTTCCGCAACGAGGAGTGGGGCGACACCGGCGTGCGCGACGACCGCTACGGCCTGCTGAGGCTGATGGTGCGCGCCGACGCTCACGTCAGCGATCGCCTTCGCGTCAAGGTCGAGCTGAAGAGTGGACTGATCGGCGGCCGCGAAGGGCCGGCGCGCGTCCCCGACGAGGACCAGCTCGATCTGCACCAGGCATTCGCCGACGTGCGTCTCGGCCGCGGCTGGGCAGTGATCGTCGGCCGACAGGAACTGGCGTACGGATCGTCGCGCCTCGTGGCGGTCCGGGAGGGCCCCAACGTGCGCCAGTCGTTCGACGGCGTCCGCCTCGCCTGGGCCTCGGCGGGCTGGCAGGTGGACGCCTTCTGGACGCGCCCTGTCGAGACCGATCCCGGCGTGTTCGACGACGGCACCAACGACGCGCGCGGCCTGTGGGGCGTGTACGCGGTCCGGCACCGGAACCGCGGGCGGTCGGGTGTGGACGCGTACTACCTCGGTGCGCGGCGACGCATCGCCGGCTACGAGCAGGGGCGCGGTCGCGAGCGACGCCACAGCGTCGGCACGCGGTGGTGGCGGCGACCCGGCCCCGGCGCGCTCGACTACAACTTCGAGGGCGTGTGGCAGGGCGGGAGCTTCGGCGCCGGCCGCATCCGTGCGTGGACCGTCGCCTCCGACACCGGATACACCTTCGGGGCCGACGGCCTCGTGCGGGCCGGGCTGCGGGCCGACGTGACCAGCGGCGACGCGGACCCTCGCGATCCGGACCTGCAGACGTTCAACGCGATGTACCCGAAGGGCGCCTACTTCGGGCTCATCGCGCCGACCGGGCCGTCGAACCACCGGGACGTGCACCCGCAGGTCACCGCCCGCATCGGCCCGCGGATCGAGGCCACGCTGGACTGGCTCGTACTCTGGCGGCACAGCCTGCGCGACGGGCTCTACGACATACCGGGCGCCCTGCTGCGCGCCGGCGCGACCAGCGACACGCGCTTCGTCGGGCACCAGCCGGGACTCGAGGTCACCGTCGATCTCGCGCCGCGCACCACGGCGACGTTCAACGTCGCGACCTTCGTCCCGGGCCCGTTCCTGCGCGACACGGGTCACGCCCGCCACATCGGCTACTTCGCCAGTTGGGTCACCTACCGGTTCTGA